atctcactctggtccaggctgaggctgacctggaattcaccatgtagtctcagggtggcccccaaactcatggtgattctcctacctctgcctccccattgctgggaataaaggtgtgcaccaccacacctggctatttatttttatttttatttatttatttgtttgttttttgaggtagggtcttgctctggtcttgacctggatttcactatgtagtctcagggtggccttgaactcaaggcaatcctcctacctctgcctctcaagtgctgggagtaaaggcgtgtgccaccacacctgttatttttatttttgagagacagacagaaggagaaaggcagagagagagagagagagagagagagagaggggatgggtgtgcctgggcctttcagccactgtaaaggaactccagaccccatgcgcccccttgtgtgcatgtgcgacattgcatgcttgcttcaGTTTTGGGTTTTGGGTCTGGCtatacatggaatctggagattcaacgagggatcttaggcttcacaggcaagccccttaaccactaaacaatctgtccagccattcccccaccccatttaaaaaaaataatttcaagcaagtgtcttaaccgctgagccatgtctccagccccaagaacagcaattttattttattgtatttatttattattttggtttttcaaagtagggtcttgctctagcccaggctgacctggaattcactgttcattctcaggctggtttcacattcatggagatccttctacctctgcctcctggatgctgggattaaagacatgagtcaccacacctggcctcagaaCAGCAAATTTAAAGCCTTGAAGTTTCTCACCTGCCTTACCAGAGCTGAGCCCTGTGTGATCTGAGCCTTTGTATTCTGTCCCTCACAGGCAGCTTTGAGTTATTTTGAAcatttatttgcctctttcactAATTGCAAATGTTTTATAATCAAGGACCAGATTTTATTGTCATTCTAGTCTCTGGCTCCTAACACAGATTCACAAACAGATCATTTGGAAAGAACATCTGTTGTTTTgtctgcctgccttcctctcccctttctaTTGATATCAGCAACTCAATTTTCCTTTGGTAAACAGCtttcattcgtgtgtgtgtgtgtgtgtgtgtgtgtgtgtgtgtgtgtgtgtgaatggactcaggggactggggagatggcttagcggttaaacgcttgcctgtgaagcctaaggaccccggttcgaggctcggttccccaggtcccacgttagccagatgcacaagggggcgcacgcgtctggagttcgtttgcagtggctggaagtcctggcacgcccattctctccctctccctctatctgtctttctctctgtgtctgtcgctctcaaataaataaataaaaataattaaaaaaaaaaaaagaatggaactcAGGGTCTCATGTGTGCAAAACCCAGTCTCTATCTCTGAGTTATATCCTCAGCCTTTCATCCGTTCCCGCTTTTTGATTTTGGTGTTTTGtgtcttgaggcaaggtctcatgcagctcaggctgTCTTGATCCTTTCATGCTtctacctgggtgctgggatgacaggcctgtaACATTATCCCTGAACTCctacacatctttaaaaaaattttttttttatatagtggagcttgaacccagagttttcattttaaaatatatatatatatctatataaattatttatatatttattttagagagagagagaatgggtgcaccagggcctccagccactaaaaacaaactccagatgcatgtgtcatcatgtgcatctggcttaaacgggcactggggaattgaacctcggtccttaagtttcacaggcaatcgccctaaccactgagccatctctccaacctgaaccCAGAGggtttttctttaagttttatttttttcttaagttttttgaggtagggtctcactctagctcagtctgacttgtaattcactatgtattctcagggtggcctcaaactcacagcgattgtcctacctctgcctcccaagtgctgggattaaaagcttgtgccatcatgcctgagtatacctgcctatttctatctctgtccctcaaataaataaataaatataaataaaatcttttttaaaaaagaaaaaaatccaaaattgtaACAAAAatgttatgtaaaaataaaaaaaattatacttatttagttatttgagagagaggtagagagagaatgagcatgccagagactccagccacttcaaatgaactccaggtgaatgtgccaccttgtgcatctgtactaaagccccagcacctgggacgcaggagtaggaggatcactgtgagttctaggccagccacgGACTACAAAGTgccttctaggtcagcctggactagagtgagacccaacctgggaggggagatttgggaggggaaaataGCAgcgtgtggtggctcacgcccttaatttcagcacttgtgaggcagaggtaagaagatggctgagttcaacaccaccctgagactacacagtgaattccaggtcagcctgggctagagcaagactctacctcgaaaacaaacaaacaaaataaataagtaaatgaaaagccgggcatggtggcacttgcctttcctttaatcccagcactcaggaggcagaggtaggaggatcattgtgagttcgaggccattctgagactatgtagtgaattccaggccagcctgagctagagtgagaccctacctcagagagagagagagaaaaagagagagagagagagagagagaaatgaggagcttgggagatgactcagtggttaaatgtgcttgcttgcaaaccccgccagcctgggttcaattccccctataaagccaggtgcacaaagtggcatgtgcatctggagttcatttgcaggggcaagaggcgaTAGGCTCTGACCTGCCCATTCTTGCCAccccctctcacaaataaattaaatttatttttttttttttttggtttttcgaggtagggtcttgctgtagtacaggctgacctggaattcactatgtagtctcagggtggccttgaactcacagcaatcctcctacctctgcctctcaagtgctgggattaatggcatgcgccaccacgcccggcattcttcttcttcttctttttttttttttttttttggtttttcgaggtagaggtagggtctcactctggtccaggctgacctggaattaactctgtagtctcagggtggccttgaactcaaggcgatcctcctacctctgcctcctgagtgctgggattaaaggcgtgcgccaccacgcccggccactcttcttctttttaaccaTGTAGGGTGATACTGTGGCTGACTGGGAGCCACAGCTCACTTCCATTGCCCAGAATGAGAATGCATTAAATGTATTAGATTACACACAGCGAGCCTGGAAAAGGTCAAAAGTCAAAGCAACTTTTACTGAATTTGTAGAGCTTCCGCATTGTCATGAAGTGGACACGTGCATATAGGGTGGAATGGTTGTGAGGGACTATCCAGTGCATATCGCTGGCAGGAATGTGGGGAATGGAGTAGAAAGGacccaaaatagggctggagagatggctaagtggttaatgcacttgactgtgaagcctaaggacccatgttcaactctccggatcccgtgtaagccaaatgcacaaaggagaggcaagtgcaaggtctcacatgaccactaggtggtgcaagcatctggaaattgattgcagtggctgaggccctggtgtgtcaattctctctctctttctctcactctctaaaataaataaatatatatatatatatgggccggagggatagcttagcagttaaggcatttgcctgcaaagccaaaggaccctagtttgattccccaggacccatgtaagccagatgcataatggggtgcatgcatctggagttcatttgcagtggctggaggccctggcacacccattctctctctctctctctctctctctctctctctctctctctctctgcctctttctctctctgtctgtcactctcaaataaataaataaaattttttaaaaatctttaaaaaaattaaaaaatttttttaaaaataataaaaaaataaataaatggatttcgGAGGGGGTaagttagcagggcatggtggcacatgcctttattcccagcactcaggatgcagaggtaggaggatcgctgagtttgaggccaccttgagactacatagtgaattccaggtcagcctgaactagagtgagatcccacctcagaataccaaaataataaataactggaCCCCAAATCAGTTCAACTGCTACGGGTGAGAACAGATGAGGCAGTCAACTCATCCAAGTCTGACTACAGCTGTCTCCTGACCTCCTAAGAACAgagttcaggggctggggagagggctcggCGGGTGGGCGCGCTTGTTATACAAACACGAGGACCCAAGTCCGGCCCCAACACCCATgcagaaagccgggcgtggccaTGCTAGCCTGTAACCTGGCTTGCTGAggtaggctgagacaggagactcGCTGCGGCTCGCTGCTCGGccagctccagggtcagtgaggAAACAGCAGGCTTCCCCGGAAGGAAGTCTGGCTGCACCTGGGGTCTTGGCGTCACTCTCTGCTTCACAGCTGCACTTGCAGGTCCCAGACAAGGGGACCCTCAGCTTGCCCCTCCTGGCAGGTGGCGTctctttcacagagaaagagagagggagggagggagaatgggtgtgcccgggcctctagccactgcaaaggaactccagatgcatgtgccactttgtgcatctggctttataatgGGTACCAAGGAATCGAACTCCAGTTGTTAAGTTTTTgctgccagcaagtgccttaaccactgacccatctctccagccccctccttccccttttcaTCCCAAATTCCCTCCAGTGTTGCGATGGATACTCACCCTAAGTAGGTACTCTGAACAATACAAGCCCACACAGATTCTTTTAGAAAAGCCGGTTTATTGGTCGGGCTGCTCACCAGGACACAGCAACGTGAGgggctccccagagcccacaggaAACTGCATGTACTCCCAACTGGGGCCCCTTCAGCCCACCAGCCCCAAGGGACCTTTTCCAGCCTCACCTTCCTCATCCTCCCTCAGCTGATGTGCCTCCAACCATACAGAGGAGCGAAGGGaaccaagaaaaggaagaaaaaaattttttttaaagcagagtttTATGTTGTATAAAAGGTTTGTGTCCCcagattcccccctccccctccaagaaaagaaaaaccaacaagCTGTAATCCTAAAAAGCGGAGCAGGGAAGATACGTGGGGGACTGGGGTGAGACGGTGAGGAGGTGGCACCCTCCAACCATCCCTGGGGCGGGGTGTGAACTGGTGATGGTGGTGCGGGCAGGCGTCCTTGTTGCCTAAAAGCCTTTAACAGGAGAAGCAGGGAGATTGAAGTGTCCTGAGGAGAACCTAGTCGGTAGACTACAGAAATCCGGCCTCAGACAGGAAGCAGTATCTCCCCAAGTTTTCAGCAAAAGCACCCCCAGAGTCGCAAGGAACTCAGCGAGGAGCAGGCAAGCCCCGTAGCTTTATACTAGTTCTGGGGAAGGATCTGCAGTAGAAGGTTGCGCGAGGGACGCAGTTAAGAGGCGGCCAGTTATCCTTCCCACGGTCCCCACCTCCCTTCCTGGGGTCTGCTCCTTTGGCACCttgctctctccagcccacctccctcCTAACTCCCAGTTCTCTGCAGCTTGCTGCTGCCCCCTTCTGGAATCTTTGCGCGTGCATGCGTGTGGgtagttagggtctcgctctagcccaggctggcctggaattcactatgtagtctcaagctggcctcgaacccacgtcgatcctcctacctctgcttcctgagtgctgggattaaaggcgtgcaccaccacgcctggctccttaaTACTCTAGGTATTAAAAACCAGGGTTCCCCAGGGGAGCAGCGCCCAGATCCCCAGCTGAGGGTAGATATGGAAAGGCTAACCCCTCTCCTTTCTTTGGATCATTGCTTTCTCACActgccctcccttctctcttctgaaAATGGTCCTACTGTCCCCCACCCCCGGGAGGGCCAGTAAGATGGGGGGGGTTGCCCTGAGTTTCTTCATGGTGCTAATGAATAGAACTTGTTTCTTCATCCATTTTTGCTTTCTACTTTCCCATTCTCCTTCTTAAAGCCATGTACTCATAAGTGTGCGCCTCCCTCCACGCGTGTTCCCACTTGTCCTTCCCCAGGTCCTGCTTGCCATCGGCTGTCCCTGGTGCGACCCTTTGCAGATCCACATCCAGGGTCAAGGCTCACTCTGCATCCACCTTCCACCGCCTAGTCTCCCCAAAGACCCTCCAGCTTGCTAGTAGGAACCTTCCTACGTGGGCAGGGGtcttctatttgtttgttttttcctgtttttcttgtttatggtactggggattgaaactAGGGCTTTGCCTGGGCAAGCggtctactactgagctacaacccAGCCCTGTCTCTATTTCTAATTTTGAAGACGGGTTCTGAGttactaaccttgaactcactcttgtGAGCCCAGGCATGCCTTAAAAACttgtgatgctcctgcctcagcctcccaagtagatGGAATTACAAGCCTGTATAATCCCCCCCTCCCAACACGCCTGCAAATAACCCCTTCCAGGATTcgttcattctttccttttgcaGGAAGTTTAGCTTTGGAGTTTTCCAGGGGCAGAGCTCGGCGAGCAGGAATGACGCAGCTGGGTGTGCACGGGGCGGAGTGACGGGTGTATGGGGGGGAGGCCTCAAGAGGATGCTGGACTTGGACGGTCAGTATATGGATCGCTCCTTCCATCCCCCCAGAGACTGTGTCCAAATTAAAGCCGTCCATGGGGAGAggggttgtggtggtggtggtggtggtggtggtggctggcTCCTGCCGTCTAACAGCTGTAGCTTTGGGGGAGGAGTGCTCTGGGAAGGGCAAGTGTGttcaacttacaaaaaaaaaaacaacaaccccacAAAGCTCAGCCAGGCTGGGGCTGAGGAAGAAGAGTGCAAAAGAGAAAAGTTTGCAAGAAGAAAAAGGGGTGGTGGGTGCAGGGCGTGGCAGGGCCAAGGTGCCAGCCTCCAGGGCAGAGCCCCTCGGTTGGGcgggaggggaggggcggggcgggggaccCTGCTCAGTCGCTGTCGCTCTTGTCCACGAGCACGGCGTCGGACTCTTCGGTGATCTCCAGCAGCGTGTGCACGTCGGGGCTGCTGGCTCGCAGCAGGTCGGTGGCCTCGCCCGCGCCCCCGCGCCGGGCGCCCACGcggtcgtcgtcgtcgtcgtcgtcgccGTCGTCGGGGCCCACCTCCACCATCTCGGTGGCCTTGAGCACCTCCACCTGGCCCTCGCGGATCTTCTTGACGTGGAAGGTGAAGGGCGGCACCTTGTACACGGCGGTCTTGGAGCGCGCGTACACCACGTGGTCGGGCGTGAAGGACTTGCGCAGCTTGTCGCGCGACGTCTTGAGCTTCTCGCGCCGCTCGGCGGGCACGAGGCGCGTGCCCAGCTTGTTCATGCGCTTCTCCAGCGTGTGCCGCGTCTTCTCCAGGTTCTCCTTGGTCTTGAGGCGGGTCTTCTCCAGGTTCTCGCGCGTGCGCACCCGCGTCTTCTCCATCTTCTCCTTGGAGAAGGCCTTCTTGAAGTCGTCCACGCGCCGCAGGCCGCTGCGCTTGATGCGCTCTGCGCGCGACTCCTCGAtcacctcctccacctccaccgCCTCGTCCGACGACAGCTccagcgccgccgccgccgccgcgtccTCGTCCTCGGGACGCTCGCCCTCGCCCAGCTCGTCGCCCTCCTTCTCCGGCTGCGCCTCCGACTCCTTCAGAGACTTGCCCACGCTCAGCTTAGCCGGGAGCTTCACGTCGTCCTAGGAGGAGATCAGAGCCGAGATGTGAGAAAAGGCCGGGGGGACAGACGGTGGGCTGTGAAAGCCTCCTCACTTACTCTGTCTGTGTCTtctccttttggtttttccacataggatctcactccagcccaggctgacctggaattcactctgtagtccgaaactggcctccaactcaagggcgatcctcctacctctgcctcccaagtgctgggattagtaaACAGGCGCGTGCCACCGCGCCAGGCTCTTTTCTTATTGGCTTTTtacaaattgtatttatttatttatttgagagagagagaaaaaaaaataggcagagagaaagagaataggcgcaccagggcttccagttactgcaaacgaactccagatgcatgtgggtcctggggaattgaacttgggtcctttagctttgcaggcaagcacataaacctctaagccatctttccaacttccttgcatgcatgcatgcttgctttctttctttgcaagcagagacagaaagagagatgagaaaaatgagcatgcaagggcctacagccactgcaaacaaactccagattcatgtgccacaatATGCATCTGCGTTTACGTGTGTACCGGCGACCTGAACGTGGgtggttggctttgcaggcaagcgccttaaccacggagccatctctcagcctatTTATTGGCTTTTGCCTACACACCCCGCCTGTGCGCCTGGTACAGACGGGGCGGGGTACATCAACCACAGTCCCTATATCTGTGTTGAACGGCTAGTATCCAACTAGTGCGAGGAGGGAACAGAGTTTCGGGTCAGAAAATGTTCTGCCCTATAATTGCACTTTAGCTAAATATCCCTGGGGCCCTGGGATCCCTCGTGACTGCAAGAAGCCACTGAGGGGGATGCAGTTTAAATGGAAATGACGGAGCGCCCTCTGGTGGCATAAATCACACACTGCCCCAaacaggaccaaaaaaaaaaaagcaaaagcggGTTTGTTTGTGCGTGGGTGACAGATGAGCTCAAAGTCAATTTCGGGTGACACCTGAGGAGGATAGCTTGAAGATAGCGTAAAGAAAGAGCGTTTTCCAAACTTGAGCCATTTAAAAACCAGATTTTGGGGAATGAGAGTTCTGCCTACCCACCCGCTCCTTCCTTGACCCCATAATGTTTGGCTCCAGCAGGGTCACCCCAGTCCCCATGAAGAAATTAATGGAGAAAAGGGGAAGAAGCTGACTGGAAGCCATAGACACATTTTCTCCCTAGTGTGGCCATTTCTTCTGGCCCTGACGTCCCTGctttggaaaggaagggaaaatgatgcTCTGCTCTTGCTATGTTCCCAAGGCCTGAGGTCAAAGGGCAACAGTGGGATGGTGGTCCCATCCCAGGTTGCCTATGATCCTGGAACTGAAAGCCAGTGTTTTGCTTTCCCAGTTTCCTCTCAAAGGACCCAGTACCactcatttttttccattctggcgagatttttccaactttctgacTCTAGATCAACATTTGTTAGGaacataccaccaccaccaaaaagtaAGACTGCAGAAAGGTCTTTTCCAGAACataagcaggattttttttttttttttttggcccagcCTCTTTTTTAAGGATTTTAGAACAAGGAATGAGAATTTTTCTAAGGGGTTTTCTGAAGAAAAACGATTTCCTAGAATTGTAAGAAAATCCCACCTCCTGAGACAATGAGGAATGTAAATGGACCTTTCTCAcagacacacaaatgcacacacacataaacactccCTATACACAAACGACTTGGAATCTCTCTACCACCTGCTACATAAATTCCTGTCCCACCCCCAagctctttcctcttctctcccattcacatcccctcccccctccaagtTTCCTGGTTTACACTGAACACTAGGAACACCTCCTCCcaacttccttccctccctgtcaATAGCATTAGCAGGGACAAAAAGAGAATGAGGCTCCACCTCTTCTCCCAACTGGGCACCAGCTATGTTGGGCACCAAGCCACCTCCAGCTCTCCATTACCCTACTACACCTCCCAGCAGGCAAGGTAACCTGGGCACAAGGCATGCTGGGACTTGTAGTCTCCACCTGCCATAGGTGGGGTTTAGTACTATCACAGGCACCCCAGGGCACGTGTCTATCCCTCTGCCTCTTATTCACGGAGGCATTGAAGGGTGTCTTATTCTGAGTGTAGGAAGGTCCCCATGTCTCTCAGCATTCCCTGTGATCTCTGTTATACCCGACAGAAGGAGGCCTATGTTAGGACTCTCAGTATTAGAATTTACCCATCATTTTAGGACTCCCTAGGATTAAATTCTCTGCCAGTGCTTCATCCATCTCCAGCTAATATTTACCTACAACCCCAGTATCAAAAAATTgtaagagggcctggcatgtccatttctccatttctctctctctctcactcataaataaataaaaatagttttaaaaaatcccCAGCTCTCTTGCcgggcataatggtgcacacctttaatcccagcatttgggaggcagaggtaggggattgccatgagttcaaggtcagcctgggctataatgaaaccctatctcgaacacccccctgcaaaaaaaaaaaaaaaaaccttgctctggctgggtatggtggcgcatgcctttaatcccagcatttggtaggcagaggtaggaggatcactgtgaattcaaggccagcctgagactatagagtgcattccaggtcatcctggactagagtgacaccctatctcaaaaaataaactaaatagggctggagggatggtttactggttaaggctcttgcctgcaaagctgaaggacctaagttcaattccccaggacccacataggcacaaggtggcacatgcatctggagtttgtttgcaatggctggaggccctggtgtgcccattctctctctatgtctctcaaataaaaaataaaataaaataaagaaataatttccaGCTCTTATCTCTGCTTCAGTCTACCAGAATGTCAGAATAAAAACCCACCCACATCCCACTGAGCATTGGTGGAAGGCggacctggtggtgcacacctataatcccagcactgtgcagaggcaggaggatctatgagttcgaggccagcctggaactacagagtgagttccgggtcagcctggccaAAAGTGAAGACCCTATCTGGGACAGGAGTGGGGAACCCCAAGCATTGCTGAAGACACTCCCTTTCACTAAACCCAGACAATGTGGACAGACTGAGGAGTAGTCAGAAAACtgttccagtggctggaagacaAACACGCATTGTatccccgccccgccccagcaTCCCTGGTTCTCCCTCTGCTCCACCCCAAACTCTAAAGGCTGAGCTGGCTGGTGTTCCTGGCCTCTGGCTTTCTAGATAAAGGTCTTTGCCAACTGTGGAAAATAGGGCTGAGGAGAGAGCTGCGAGCTTCTTATGGCCTTCCCCATATCCCCAGTGCCTAGTGCACGATCTCAATCTCCAGGCCTGGATtttgctgtatgtgtgtgtgtgtggggggggggggtttcagtACCAGAACAGTATCTGGGGGATATAACCCCTTTCAGGGTAGACCTCTGCTTGAGCGATGGTCCCATCACTCAAGGTCAGAGTACAGAAGACCTGAATCCCTGGACAACGCCTGGTAGGCTGGCTCTGGACAGAACCCACCACCATTAGCTTTTCCCCTCCATTAATGGATTTCTCATTTCCAACCCCCTTTCCAAGTCAGGTTTCCCCCATGACTCACAGCCTTGGAGTGCTGTCTTGGGCCCACCCAGTTTGCCTGTTGCTACAACAGCCACCAAACACAATCCAAAAGCACCTCCCCCAACCCTGGGTACACAGGCCAGGCACCTTTGTCCCACCCCGACTTCCCTGGCAGAGCTTCTAGGCCAATAGAGGggcccccgggggggggggtagggagggttgTAAGGAGGGAAAACTCTGCTTGCTCTGCTTTCCggtttttattaaacaaaaccaCCACTCCCAATAGGCTTGGTTTCCAGAGTCACCTTTAATGACCAGGTCTGAACAAAAGCATGCACAGTTTCTCCAGTCCTCTGCCAAGTGCGTGTGCAcaagcactcacacacacacacacacacacacacacacacacacacacgtccccaAGCCAGGGAAGCACCAGCCCAGAGCGGACTTAGAGGGGACGGCTCCCCCTTCACCTCTCAACCCCACTGCAGGAAAGATATTTATGAGATTATAACCTAACTGAGCACCCACTATGGTGCCTGGCCCTCAACCAGGCATTTCACATTTGATTAGAAGAGTTAAAAGTGCTACtcggggctggagtgatggcttagaggttaagtgcttgcctgtgaagcctaaggaccccggtttgaggttcgattccccaggacccacgtaaaccagatgcacaaggtggtgcatgcatctggagtttgttcgcagtggctggaggctctggtgcacccattctctctctctccctctctgcctctttctttctctgtcggtctcaaataaataaataaaataaagtaaatttaaaaagtgctactcatgggctggagagatggcttagcggttaagcgcttgcctgtgaagcctaaggaccccagttcgaggctcaattccccaggacccacattagccagatgcataaggaggtgcacccacaaggggatgcatgcatctggagttcctttgtggtggctgggggccctggcgcgcccattctctctctctctctatcagcctctttctctctcggtctgtcactttcaaataaataaataaataaagtaatttttttttttaaagtgctactCAGTTGTGGGTGGGAGCCTCTCTTGACTTCATGCTGACTAGTTCTGTCTGCAAACAGTGCTGGTGAAGACGAGGCAGGGGTCATTCACAGACCCAGGATCTGCTTCGAGAGGCTGTCAGAAGACATTGCAGCACAGAGGAGAAACGAAGGGAGGGCCCTAAAAGCCCAAGACCTCCACTTTGGGTTACAAGACAGGAGATGAGACGCGAGAAGCAGGAAGGCCCTTCCTTCTGCGAGTGTAGATTCTTGGCAGGGGTGACATTGTCCCCAAGAGAGTGAATACTGTGTGCAGAAATACTTGGATATTCTACTAGTCTGTGGTGCTCCAAAGAGCCTCCATACATCGACAAGCATACAGTCTATCATATTAAATGTTCA
This is a stretch of genomic DNA from Jaculus jaculus isolate mJacJac1 chromosome 9, mJacJac1.mat.Y.cur, whole genome shotgun sequence. It encodes these proteins:
- the Cavin1 gene encoding caveolae-associated protein 1 isoform X1 — encoded protein: MEDVTLHIVERPFSGFPDATAEDTEETTAGGAPATQEPSGTGSEELIKSDQVNGVLVLSLLDKIIGAVDQIQLTQAQLEERQAEMEGAVQSIQGELSKLGKAHATTSNTVSKLLEKVRKVSVNVKTVRGSLERQAGQIKKLEVNEAELLRRRNFKVMIYQDDVKLPAKLSVGKSLKESEAQPEKEGDELGEGERPEDEDAAAAAALELSSDEAVEVEEVIEESRAERIKRSGLRRVDDFKKAFSKEKMEKTRVRTRENLEKTRLKTKENLEKTRHTLEKRMNKLGTRLVPAERREKLKTSRDKLRKSFTPDHVVYARSKTAVYKVPPFTFHVKKIREGQVEVLKATEMVEVGPDDGDDDDDDDRVGARRGGAGEATDLLRASSPDVHTLLEITEESDAVLVDKSDSD